One Budorcas taxicolor isolate Tak-1 chromosome 13, Takin1.1, whole genome shotgun sequence DNA window includes the following coding sequences:
- the DEFB129 gene encoding beta-defensin 129, translating to MKLLFPIFASLMLQWQVNTEYFGLRRCVMGLGRCKEHCNMDEKELDKCKKKKCCIRSKVVQLIKNYIQNEMLHMLKEDSQEVLKITKNVSVMMQTKHHNLSVLPKIKSANAFANVNTIIIPNATIVNSATTNPVDSGKIIHTATSTKKRRDSGTDSPPPAPPPSYTLPTA from the exons ATGAAGCTCCTTTTCCCTATCTTTGCCAGCCTCATGCTACAGTGGCAGGTGAACACAG AATATTTTGGCTTGAGAAGATGCGTAATGGGTTTGGGGAGATGCAAAGAGcactgcaacatggatgaaaaaGAGTTAGATAAATGCAAGAAGAAAAAATGTTGTATTAGATCAAAAGTGGTTCAACTGATAAAAAACTACATACAAAATGAAATGCTCCACATGCTTAAAGAGGACTCTCAGGAAGTGCTAAAAATTACCAAAAATGTTAGTGTCATGATGCAGACCAAACATCATAATTTATCTGTTCTACCCAAAATCAAAAGTGCCAATGCTTTTGCCAATGTCAACACCATTATCATCCCAAATGCCACCATTGTGAACTCTGCCACCACCAACCCCGTGGACTCAGGGAAGATAATACACACTGCTACTTCTACCAAAAAGAGAAGAGATTCAGGCACTGActccccaccaccagcaccacctccaTCGTATACACTTCCAACAGCATGA